A stretch of Arachis hypogaea cultivar Tifrunner chromosome 15, arahy.Tifrunner.gnm2.J5K5, whole genome shotgun sequence DNA encodes these proteins:
- the LOC112751328 gene encoding protein arginine N-methyltransferase 1.1, producing the protein MGRRKNNNDNNSMNNHLRFQDADEVIQDAAESSNLDDQSMCEPEPSEPSFIDSDDKTSADYYFDSYSHFGIHEEMLKDTVRTKTYQNVIYQNKFLFKDKVVLDVGAGTGILSLFCAKAGAAHVYAVECSDMADMAKQIVETNGYSNVVTVLKGKIEEIELPVEKVDIIISEWMGYFLLFENMLNSVLYARDKWLVEGGVVLPDKASLHLTAIEDADYKEDKIEFWNNVYGFDMSCIKKQAIMEPLVDTVDQNQIATTCQLLKTMDISKMAPGDASFTAPFKLIAERDDYIHALVAYFDVTFTKCHKLMGFSTGPRSRATHWKQTVLYLEDILTICEGEAIVGSMSVAQNKKNPRDVDIMVKYSLNGRRCNVSRVQYYKMR; encoded by the exons ATGGGTCGCCGAAAGAACAACAACGATAACAACAGCATGAACAACCACCTTCGCTTCCAAGACGCCGACGAGGTTATCCAGGACGCCGCCGAGAGCTCCAACCTCGACGACCAATCCATGTGTGAACCTGAACCATCAGAACCATCGTTTATTGATTCCGATGACAAAACCAGCGCCGATTATTATTTCGATTCCTACTCTCATTTCG GAATTCACGAA GAAATGTTGAAGGACACTGTAAGAACAAAAACATATCAAAATGTTATTTATCAGAATAAGTTTTTATTCAAGGATAAAGTAGTTCTTGATGTTGGTGCTGGGACTGGGATTTTGTCTCTATTTTGTGCCAAGGCTGGGGCAGCGCATGTCTATGCT GTTGAGTGCTCCGATATGGCTGACATGGCGAAGCAGATAGTTGAAACTAATGGGTACTCTAATG TTGTAACAGTTTTGAAGGGTAAGATTGAAGAAATTGAACTTCCGGTTGAAAAAGTTGATATAATCATTTCAGAATGGATGGGATATTTCCTATTATTTGAGAATATGTTAAATTCTGTCCTTTACGCACGCGACAAATGGCTT GTCGAAGGAGGAGTTGTGCTACCAGATAAAGCGTCCCTCCATCTTACTGCCATCGAAGATGCAGACTACAAAGAAGATAAAATAGAGT TTTGGAACAATGTATATGGATTTGATATGAGCTGCATCAAGAAGCAAGCCATAATGGAGCCACTTGTTGATACAGTTGACCAGAATCAGATTGCTACTACCTGCCAGCTACTCAAG ACTATGGATATCTCAAAGATGGCTCCTGGAGATGCTTCCTTCACAGCACCGTTTAAACTTATTGCTGAACGCGATGATTACATCCATGCTCTTGTTGCATATTTTGATGTAACATTTACTAAGTGTCATAAATTGATGGGCTTCTCTACAG GGCCAAGGTCGCGTGCCACCCATTGGAAACAAACAGTGCTTTATCTGGAAGACATATTGACCATTTGTGAGGGCGAGGCAATTGTAGGGAGCATGAGTgtggctcaaaacaagaaaaatccgCGCGATGTTGACATAATGGTCAAGTACTCGTTGAATGGTCGCAGATGCAACGTTTCAAGGGTTCAGTATTACAAGATGCGTTGA
- the LOC112751330 gene encoding protein NDL1 isoform X1, producing the protein MSESALLDADNIYLDGKEHYIRTGCGSVSVMVYGDHDKPALITYPDLALNYKSCFQGLFFCPEAASLLLHNFCIYHISPPGHELGAAEISSEDPIPSVEDLADQIIEILNYFGLGAVMCMGVMAGAYILSLFATKYRERVLGLILVSPLCKAPSWTEWFYNKVMSNLLYFYGVCGLLKECLLQRYFSKEVRGNAEVPESEIVQACKRLLDDRKCKNVLRFLHAINQRPDITDGLRRLKCRTLIFVGDSSPFHSEALYMTSKLDRRYSALVEVQGCGSMVTEEQPHAMLIPMEYFLMGYGLYRPCYLSESPRSPLSPSCISPELLSPESMGLKLKPIKTRVSVPLEV; encoded by the exons ATGTCTGAATCTGCTTTACTTGATGCTGACAACATCTACCTCGATGGAAAG GAACATTATATTCGAACTGGCTGTGGTTCTGTGTCTGTCATGGTATACGGTGATCACGACAAACCAGCCCTGATCACTTATCCGGATTTAGCACTAAATT ATAAATCATGTTTCCAAGGATTATTTTTCTGTCCAGAGGCAGCTTCTTTGCTGCTACACAACTTTTGCATATATCATATTAGTCCTCCCGGGCATGAG TTGGGAGCTGCTGAAATTAGTTCTGAAGATCCTATTCCTTCCGTCGAAGACTTGGCAGATCAAATAATTGAGATCCTCAACTATTTCGG GCTTGGTGCAGTGATGTGTATGGGAGTAATGGCTGGTGCTTATATCCTTTCCCTATTTGCA ACGAAATATAGGGAGCGGGTTCTTGGTTTGATACTTGTATCTCCTTTATGCAAAGCTCCTTCTTGGACTGAATGGTTTTATAACAAG GTGATGTCAAATTTGTTATATTTCTATGGGGTATGTGGTTTGTTGAAAGAGTGTTTGCTCCAGAGATACTTCAGCAAG GAGGTTCGTGGTAATGCCGAGGTTCCGGAATCCGAGATAGTTCAAGCTTGCAAAAGA tTACTGGATGATAGAAAATGCAAAAATGTCTTAAGGTTCCTTCATGCAATTAATCA GAGGCCTGACATAACAGATGGATTGAGGAGATTAAAATGCCGTACACTTATTTTCGTGGGGGACAGTTCTCCTTTCCATTCAGAGGCTCTATATATGACTTCAAAACTCGATAGAAGATATAGTGCCTTGGTTGAG GTCCAAGGATGTGGATCAATGGTTACAGAGGAACAACCACATGCAATGCTGATTCCAATGGAGTATTTTCTCATGGGGTATGGTTTGTATAGACCCTGCTACTTAAGTGAAAGTCCAAGGAGTCCTCTTAGCCCATCATGCATTTCTCCAGAGCTACTCTCTCCAGAAAGCATGGGATTGAAGCTTAAGCCTATAAAGACCCGGGTTTCTGTTCCCCTTGAagtttga
- the LOC112751331 gene encoding uncharacterized protein — protein sequence MKTLFWVVFVSVVVSTWLPLSECFKKPAVLARKEDIPYIKCQVCELLAKQLHQQVKKKQAETAPKKISEYQIIEIAENVCNLKKVEADWILRIDIVEKEDRLELVEHDSEGQCNSECKTIERACQEVIGYSDTDVAEYLYNSKPDADSLYKYLCKDLTKACSTKPPPVPKDRIPGDAFVAKSDKEAEMEKLLKSMEGMPGAPGMKMYSRDDLMNMKNLGDEDAEDEDEDDEDDGDAAFPGKLGKVLREKEKEKGKGDWKQTIRKGITDTTVTLKKHADRVSNRLRQWWRAKKTSSKKGTKGAKSEL from the exons atgaagacattgttttGGGTTGTGTTTGTTTCAGTGGTGGTTTCAACATGGTTGCCGCTCTCTGAGTGTTTCAAGAAACCCGCAGTGCTTGCTAGAAAAGAGGACATTCCGTACATAAAGTGCCAAGTTTGTGAGCTTCTCGCTAAGCAGTTGCATCAGCAGGTGAAGAAAAAGCAAGCTGAGACCGCTCCCAAAAAG ATCTCGGAGTATCAGATCATTGAGATAGCAGAGAATGTTTGTAATCTTAAGAAGGTAGAAGCGGATTGGATATTGCGCATTGATATTGTGGAGAAAGAAGATAGGCTTGAG TTAGTTGAGCATGACTCTGAAGGACAGTGCAATTCTGAGTGCAAGACAATCGAGCGAGCGTGTCAGGAG GTTATAGGGTATTCGGATACAGATGTTGCTGAATATCTATATAATTCGAAGCCTGATGCCGATTCATTGTACAAATATCTCTGCAAAGACCTTACTAAAGCATGCAGCACCAAGCCACCCCCTGTCCCTAAG GACAGAATCCCTGGTGATGCTTTTGTTGCTAagtctgataaggaggctgaaaTGGAAAAGCTACTAAAATCTATGGAG GGCATGCCAGGAGCACCTGGCATGAAAATGTACTCAAGGGATGATTTAATGAACATGAAAAACCTTGGTGATGAGGATGccgaagatgaagatgaagatgatgaggATGACGGCGATGCTGCTTTTCCTGGGAAATTG GGAAAAGTTctgagagaaaaggaaaaggaaaagggaaaaggCGACTGGAAACAAACGATTAGAAAAGGAATCACAGACACGACCGTGACGCTGAAGAAACATGCAGACCGAGTTTCCAATCGCTTAAGACAGTGGTGGAGGGCAAAGAAAACAAGTTCAAAGAAGGGAACAAAAGGAGCCAAATCTGAACTTTAG
- the LOC112751329 gene encoding uncharacterized protein, with amino-acid sequence MEITGLSNASDNFVPLVGENYAMKMKDSVHELISETRKGSPDFSSFLDVFYELMQANVNPPFEVIWVYTAIKFQSLKSEKGDALDRVSDVRSLFQLLSACSASVGASKSVALMAPVVYEVHKVLLELSGKELKLKREKKAMKEVKSLVDVIVGYMSICCSKKVSEEEEYDCIGLNLIMPFTDLAYVWMNANGDADNGFESLLPILGSDVCKWLCDKGFHVGYLGGAVIMEAFFLKLRLLCHRKTPGDELEVNLKSWAVGSISSFQNIYFLEILMRAALGTSLPLSSISKSEEETLFRKVLFDALLLVEYPFLYENSKYIKGLSLTRLIVTHKAVEYFRGIGDQKRALSYVREFSVSRIPLQIIKYVTSQNGLEEKAVKANGSSPRALLTWLLSIENRGIQVLEDDTLRSCAKSGLDISQAEQPTGNLDGKMVGDDLFYVDNVGEEGNAVEEDKQNEVISDAFVAAARTMKVTDSGSQKRKGKSKERKVKFVKHNLLQNSRPAKAETSSANDGSSGESEVEDPASDSDS; translated from the exons ATGGAGATCACAGGTTTGAGCAATGCATCAGATAATTTCGTCCCTCTTGTGGGTGAAAACTATGCCATGAAGATGAAAGACTCAGTGCATGAACTAATTTCCGAGACTCGCAAAGGGTCCCCtgatttttcttctttccttgaTGTATTCTACGAATTGATGCAAGCCAATGTTAATCCACCTTTTGAGGTGATATGGGTCTACACTGCAATCAAGTTTCAAAGCCTCAAATCGGAGAAAGGTGATGCCTTGGATCGTGTATCTGACGTAAGATCCTTGTTTCAGCTGCTATCTGCTTGTTCAGCTTCTGTTGGTGCTTCAAAGAGTGTGGCTTTGATGGCCCCAGTTGTTTATGAGGTTCACAAGGTTCTTCTAGAACTTTCTGGAAAGGAACTGAAGctgaagagagaaaagaaagcaatgaaggaggtgAAGTCCCTGGTGGATGTGATTGTTGGGTACATGAGTATTTGCTGTAGTAAAAAGGTTTCTGAGGAGGAAGAATATGATTGTATTGGATTGAATTTGATTATGCCTTTCACTGATTTGGCTTATGTTTGGATGAATGCAAATGGGGATGCTGATAATGGGTTTGAATCTTTGTTGCCAATTTTGGGCAGTGATGTTTGCAAGTGGCTTTGTGATAAGGGTTTTCATGTTGGTTACTTGGGAGGTGCTGTCATCATGGAAGCTTTTTTCTTGAAACTTAGGTTGCTTTGTCATAGGAAAACACCAGGGGATGAATTGGAAGTGAATCTCAAGAGTTGGGCTGTTGGCTCAATATCTAGCTTTCAGAATATTTACTTTTTGG AGATCCTCATGAGGGCAGCATTAGGGACATCTTTGCCACTGAGCTCAATTTCG AAATCTGAAGAGGAAACTCTGTTTAGGAAGGTTCTGTTTGATGCTTTGCTATTGGTGGAGTACCCTTTCCTTTATGAAAATTCCAAGTACATCAAAGGCCTTTCCTTGACCAGATTGATTGTTACTCATAAGGCTGtagagtattttag GGGAATTGGTGATCAGAAAAGAGCTCTCTCTTATGTTAGGGAATTTTCTGTTTCACGGATACCCTTGCAAATAATCAAATATGTTACAAGCCAGAATGGTTTGGAGGAAAAAGCTGTTAAAGCAAATGGATCTTCACCCAGAGCTCTTTTGA CTTGGTTGCTGAGCATTGAGAATAGAGGGATTCAAGTTCTTGAAGATGATACTTTAAGAAGCTGTGCTAAATCAGGTCTTGATATTTCCCAAGCCGAGCAACCTACTGGTAACTTGGATGGGAAGATGGTGGGTGATGATCTTTTTTATGTTGATAATGTTGGGGAAGAGGGAAATGCAGTTGAGGAGGATAAGCAAAACGAAGTGATTAGTGATGCGTTTGTAGCTGCTGCTCGAACTATGAAGGTAACTGATAGTGGAAGCCAAAAACGAAAAGGAAAAAgcaaagaaaggaaagtcaaattcGTCAAACATAACCTCCTTCAAAATTCTCGTCCGGCCAAAGCCGAGACTTCATCCGCGAATGATGGTTCAAGTGGCGAGAGTGAAGTTGAGGATCCAGCTTCTGATTCAGATTCATAA
- the LOC112751330 gene encoding protein NDL1 isoform X2, which translates to MVYGDHDKPALITYPDLALNYKSCFQGLFFCPEAASLLLHNFCIYHISPPGHELGAAEISSEDPIPSVEDLADQIIEILNYFGLGAVMCMGVMAGAYILSLFATKYRERVLGLILVSPLCKAPSWTEWFYNKVMSNLLYFYGVCGLLKECLLQRYFSKEVRGNAEVPESEIVQACKRLLDDRKCKNVLRFLHAINQRPDITDGLRRLKCRTLIFVGDSSPFHSEALYMTSKLDRRYSALVEVQGCGSMVTEEQPHAMLIPMEYFLMGYGLYRPCYLSESPRSPLSPSCISPELLSPESMGLKLKPIKTRVSVPLEV; encoded by the exons ATGGTATACGGTGATCACGACAAACCAGCCCTGATCACTTATCCGGATTTAGCACTAAATT ATAAATCATGTTTCCAAGGATTATTTTTCTGTCCAGAGGCAGCTTCTTTGCTGCTACACAACTTTTGCATATATCATATTAGTCCTCCCGGGCATGAG TTGGGAGCTGCTGAAATTAGTTCTGAAGATCCTATTCCTTCCGTCGAAGACTTGGCAGATCAAATAATTGAGATCCTCAACTATTTCGG GCTTGGTGCAGTGATGTGTATGGGAGTAATGGCTGGTGCTTATATCCTTTCCCTATTTGCA ACGAAATATAGGGAGCGGGTTCTTGGTTTGATACTTGTATCTCCTTTATGCAAAGCTCCTTCTTGGACTGAATGGTTTTATAACAAG GTGATGTCAAATTTGTTATATTTCTATGGGGTATGTGGTTTGTTGAAAGAGTGTTTGCTCCAGAGATACTTCAGCAAG GAGGTTCGTGGTAATGCCGAGGTTCCGGAATCCGAGATAGTTCAAGCTTGCAAAAGA tTACTGGATGATAGAAAATGCAAAAATGTCTTAAGGTTCCTTCATGCAATTAATCA GAGGCCTGACATAACAGATGGATTGAGGAGATTAAAATGCCGTACACTTATTTTCGTGGGGGACAGTTCTCCTTTCCATTCAGAGGCTCTATATATGACTTCAAAACTCGATAGAAGATATAGTGCCTTGGTTGAG GTCCAAGGATGTGGATCAATGGTTACAGAGGAACAACCACATGCAATGCTGATTCCAATGGAGTATTTTCTCATGGGGTATGGTTTGTATAGACCCTGCTACTTAAGTGAAAGTCCAAGGAGTCCTCTTAGCCCATCATGCATTTCTCCAGAGCTACTCTCTCCAGAAAGCATGGGATTGAAGCTTAAGCCTATAAAGACCCGGGTTTCTGTTCCCCTTGAagtttga